In Dehalococcoidia bacterium, a single window of DNA contains:
- a CDS encoding Mrp/NBP35 family ATP-binding protein translates to MSITEQDVLRALSQIEDPDLHRDIVSLGFVQKPDIDGDTVSVRIVLTTPACPVRDKMETEARELLLQLPGVREANVTMEANVAQHRPGGQHPIEGVRNIIAVASNKGGVGKSTVAANLAVAMARLGARVGLMDADITGPNIPTMMGIGQGAQVEAGGLRVEERYGVKVCSIGFVLPRGTPVVWRGPMIGTAVRQLLHDIDWGELDYLLIDLPPGTSDASMSMAQEAPISGVVVVSTPQDVALEDAAKAVSMFDKLNVPIFGIIENMSYFACPHCGERTEIFGHGGARSAAEDLGLEFLGELPIDPATRKASDEGEPIVHAAPESLQAQAFLAVAKQVAARCSVLEYAAGA, encoded by the coding sequence ATGAGCATCACAGAACAGGACGTCCTGCGCGCGCTCAGCCAGATCGAAGACCCGGACCTGCACCGTGACATCGTCTCGCTCGGGTTCGTGCAGAAGCCCGACATCGATGGCGACACCGTCAGCGTGCGCATCGTCCTCACGACGCCGGCGTGCCCGGTGCGCGACAAGATGGAGACCGAGGCGCGCGAACTGCTGCTGCAACTTCCCGGCGTGCGCGAGGCGAACGTCACGATGGAGGCGAACGTCGCGCAGCACCGCCCCGGCGGCCAGCACCCGATCGAAGGCGTGCGCAACATCATCGCCGTCGCCAGCAACAAGGGCGGCGTCGGAAAGTCGACGGTGGCGGCGAATCTCGCCGTGGCGATGGCGCGCCTCGGCGCGCGCGTCGGACTGATGGACGCCGACATCACGGGCCCGAACATCCCGACGATGATGGGCATCGGCCAGGGCGCGCAGGTCGAGGCCGGCGGACTGCGCGTCGAAGAGCGCTACGGCGTGAAGGTCTGCTCGATCGGCTTCGTGCTGCCGCGCGGCACGCCCGTCGTCTGGCGCGGCCCGATGATCGGGACGGCGGTGCGCCAGTTGCTGCACGACATCGACTGGGGCGAGTTGGACTACCTGCTGATCGACCTGCCGCCGGGCACCAGCGACGCTTCGATGAGCATGGCGCAGGAAGCGCCGATCTCCGGCGTCGTCGTCGTCAGCACGCCGCAAGACGTCGCGCTGGAAGACGCCGCGAAGGCCGTGTCGATGTTCGACAAGCTGAACGTGCCAATCTTCGGCATCATCGAGAACATGAGCTACTTCGCCTGCCCGCACTGCGGCGAGCGCACGGAGATCTTCGGTCACGGCGGCGCCCGCTCGGCCGCCGAAGATCTCGGGCTGGAGTTCCTCGGCGAACTGCCGATCGACCCGGCGACGCGCAAGGCCTCGGATGAGGGTGAGCCCATCGTACACGCCGCGCCGGAGAGCCTGCAGGCGCAGGCATTCCTCGCCGTCGCGAAGCAAGTGGCGGCGCGGTGCAGTGTGCTAGAGTACGCCGCAGGGGCATAA
- a CDS encoding NYN domain-containing protein: protein MVKFFNRPRKTIRDTRKSKTADEAPPAPPKIEKEPATTTEKTPRTRTRRAPARPPRRDWAAEAASLPLDVPAPKASSQASSESEDADSDANGAAPTKRRRGTRGGRGRKKPGAKVDGVDVEEADALAEPATLEILIARQVSTLEAFAKDVTAAIRNLQQTVGDLQGQVAHRPAMTSHPRVALFVDVPNVIYAAERRNVTLDFGRVLDYFTRDRQLVRASAYAPITDDPQAKLEQQRFVHHFMGHPYRIVTKPLKRFADGSMKANFDIELAIDILTMSDRLDVVVLMSGDGDFRRLVELIASRGVRVEVAAFSETASAELKAVADKYVDIGAELEAFKAQK from the coding sequence TTGGTCAAATTCTTCAACAGGCCGCGCAAGACGATCCGCGATACGCGGAAGTCCAAGACCGCGGACGAGGCGCCCCCGGCGCCCCCCAAAATCGAAAAGGAACCCGCCACGACTACCGAAAAAACACCGCGCACCCGCACGCGACGCGCACCCGCGCGCCCGCCACGGCGCGACTGGGCCGCCGAAGCAGCATCGCTGCCGCTGGATGTCCCGGCGCCGAAGGCCTCCTCGCAAGCAAGCTCTGAGTCCGAGGACGCAGATTCCGACGCCAACGGCGCGGCCCCCACGAAGCGCCGCCGTGGCACGCGCGGCGGCCGCGGCCGCAAGAAGCCCGGCGCCAAAGTAGACGGCGTCGACGTCGAAGAGGCAGACGCGCTCGCCGAGCCGGCGACGCTCGAAATCCTGATCGCCCGCCAAGTGTCGACGCTCGAGGCCTTCGCGAAAGACGTCACCGCCGCGATCCGCAACCTGCAACAGACCGTCGGCGACCTGCAGGGCCAGGTGGCGCACCGCCCGGCAATGACGTCGCATCCGCGCGTCGCGCTGTTCGTCGATGTCCCGAACGTGATTTACGCGGCGGAGCGCCGCAACGTCACGCTCGACTTCGGCCGTGTGCTGGACTATTTCACGCGCGACCGCCAACTCGTACGCGCGAGCGCCTACGCGCCGATCACCGACGACCCGCAGGCGAAGCTCGAGCAGCAGCGCTTTGTGCACCACTTCATGGGGCACCCCTATCGCATTGTCACGAAGCCGCTGAAGCGCTTCGCCGACGGTTCGATGAAAGCGAACTTCGACATCGAACTGGCGATCGACATCCTGACGATGTCGGACCGCCTCGACGTCGTGGTGCTGATGTCGGGCGATGGCGACTTCCGGCGCCTCGTCGAGCTGATCGCGAGCCGCGGCGTCCGCGTCGAGGTCGCCGCCTTCAGCGAGACCGCATCGGCGGAACTGAAAGCCGTCGCCGACAAGTACGTTGACATCGGCGCCGAACTCGAGGCCTTCAAGGCGCAGAAGTAG
- a CDS encoding glutamine synthetase family protein has protein sequence MTRDDIARLIRDHGVETVKIGTPDMDGVYRGKRVSTKQFLAGCDGPGFAQCDVIFGWDIAEEVITGRKLALGSADTGFADVLLCPDLATFRIVPWEPATAAVICDVYDEHGDVVQQSPRAVLRRMVDRAAQLGYSAEMAAEYEFRIFREDQQSLREKDYAPAPQGISPLNPGLNCYSISHASIDEPVVGAVRRYMDAYGIEIEGYNREHGEGMYEMNMRYAPALEAADRGMLFKSGAKEILAQSGCTPTFMAKYADDMDGCSGHLHVSLWRDGANAFWDGAAEHHIAPVMSSFAAGLLETLPELMALYAPNINSYKRYVAGSWAPTAATWGIENRTAAIRAIAPNATGMRVENRTPGADVCAYLGFAACIAGGLSGIERNLAPPPPMQSDVYKSEGLTPLPATLGEAIALFEASSLARDCFGDAFVDHYVAMRRWEVDKGSRAVTEWERRRYFEQV, from the coding sequence ATGACCCGCGATGACATCGCTCGCCTGATCCGCGACCACGGCGTCGAGACCGTGAAGATCGGTACACCCGACATGGATGGCGTCTACCGCGGCAAGCGCGTCTCCACCAAGCAGTTCCTCGCCGGCTGCGACGGCCCCGGCTTCGCGCAGTGCGACGTGATCTTCGGCTGGGACATCGCCGAAGAGGTGATCACGGGCCGCAAGCTCGCGCTCGGCAGCGCCGATACGGGCTTCGCCGACGTGCTGCTGTGCCCCGACCTCGCGACGTTCCGCATCGTGCCGTGGGAGCCGGCGACCGCAGCCGTCATCTGCGACGTCTACGACGAGCACGGCGACGTCGTGCAGCAGTCGCCGCGCGCCGTCCTGCGCCGTATGGTCGACCGCGCCGCGCAACTCGGCTACAGCGCCGAGATGGCGGCCGAGTACGAGTTCCGCATCTTCCGCGAGGACCAGCAGTCCCTGCGCGAGAAGGACTACGCCCCTGCGCCGCAGGGCATCAGCCCGCTCAATCCCGGCCTCAACTGCTACTCGATCAGCCACGCCAGCATCGACGAGCCGGTCGTCGGCGCGGTGCGGCGCTACATGGACGCGTACGGCATCGAGATCGAAGGTTATAACCGCGAGCACGGAGAAGGCATGTACGAGATGAATATGCGGTACGCGCCGGCGCTCGAAGCGGCGGACCGCGGCATGCTCTTCAAGTCCGGCGCGAAGGAGATCCTCGCGCAGTCAGGCTGTACTCCGACATTCATGGCCAAGTACGCCGACGACATGGACGGATGCAGCGGCCACCTGCACGTCAGTCTCTGGCGCGACGGCGCGAACGCGTTCTGGGACGGTGCGGCGGAGCACCACATCGCGCCGGTGATGTCGTCGTTTGCCGCCGGACTGCTCGAAACTCTGCCGGAGTTGATGGCGCTCTACGCGCCGAACATCAATTCGTACAAGCGCTACGTCGCGGGCAGTTGGGCGCCGACGGCAGCGACGTGGGGCATCGAGAACCGCACGGCGGCGATCCGTGCGATCGCGCCGAACGCGACCGGCATGCGCGTCGAAAACCGCACGCCGGGCGCCGACGTCTGCGCGTACCTGGGGTTCGCCGCGTGCATCGCCGGCGGCCTGTCCGGCATCGAGCGCAACCTGGCGCCGCCGCCGCCGATGCAGTCCGACGTGTACAAGTCAGAAGGCCTTACGCCGCTGCCCGCCACGCTCGGCGAGGCGATAGCGCTCTTCGAAGCGAGCAGCCTGGCGCGCGACTGCTTCGGCGACGCCTTCGTCGACCACTACGTCGCCATGCGGCGGTGGGAGGTGGACAAGGGAAGCCGCGCCGTCACCGAATGGGAGCGCCGCCGCTACTTCGAGCAGGTGTGA
- a CDS encoding putative quinol monooxygenase, with product MIVVRFKVQCQPDKSEEAMAAFREVVAASRILHGVVSFDMGRDLSDPDSFIAFEVFEDRAALERQEALPTVQKAIALLEEVLAAEPEATLFHVSSSEPWGS from the coding sequence GTGATCGTCGTCCGTTTCAAGGTGCAGTGTCAGCCCGACAAGAGTGAAGAAGCGATGGCGGCTTTCCGCGAAGTCGTCGCCGCGAGCCGGATTCTGCACGGCGTTGTCAGCTTCGACATGGGCCGCGACCTCTCTGACCCCGATTCGTTCATTGCCTTTGAGGTGTTCGAGGACCGGGCCGCACTCGAGCGTCAGGAGGCGCTGCCGACGGTCCAGAAGGCGATCGCGCTCCTCGAAGAGGTTCTCGCTGCAGAACCGGAGGCGACGCTCTTTCATGTCTCCTCCTCGGAACCCTGGGGCTCGTGA